From one Streptomyces sp. Q6 genomic stretch:
- a CDS encoding globin: MTEIPRDTLQEQTFYEQVGGEETFRRLVHRFYQGVAQDPLLRPMYPEEDLGPAEERFALFLMQYWGGPRTYSDHRGHPRLRMRHAPFRVDRAAHDAWLKHMRVAVDEIGLSEEHERTLWNYLTYAAASMVNTEG, from the coding sequence GTGACTGAGATCCCGCGCGACACGCTTCAGGAGCAGACGTTCTACGAGCAGGTGGGCGGCGAGGAGACGTTCCGCCGTCTCGTGCACCGCTTCTACCAGGGCGTCGCCCAGGACCCGCTGCTGCGCCCCATGTACCCGGAGGAGGACCTGGGCCCCGCCGAGGAGCGGTTCGCGCTGTTCCTCATGCAGTACTGGGGCGGCCCGCGCACGTACAGCGACCACCGGGGGCACCCGCGTCTGCGGATGCGGCACGCGCCGTTCCGGGTGGACCGGGCGGCGCACGACGCGTGGCTGAAACACATGCGCGTCGCGGTGGACGAGATCGGCCTGTCCGAGGAGCACGAGCGGACGCTGTGGAACTACCTGACGTACGCGGCGGCCTCCATGGTGAACACGGAGGGCTGA
- a CDS encoding PP2C family serine/threonine-protein phosphatase, producing the protein MSQKQQLAACPSCEEPLDESDRFCGACGYDLSSVPPVPDDQPTLTMGAPAVPEAPEAEPASVEWPAAPELDSSDTPAPVHLPTDLEGTDSGGSELPAAVRFDDPVPAPSAAAAPSPSPTPSASPTSPASPVSSADEFPLAAPDPRTASPEEIEAATPPSGTKMCVACRAGQVDADGYCENCGHAQPRERDHMEQELDAVAAVSDRGLRHHRNEDAFAISSAALPDGSAAVVAVVCDGVSSATRPDDASLAASRAANESLHESLPRGTHPQQAMHEAIVAAAEAVNALAHEPATAREHQPHQNAPACTFVGSIITKELLIVGWVGDSRAYWVPDDRSSPAARLTEDDSWAAQMVAAGLMNEAEAYADERAHAITGWLGADAYELEPHTASFKPDRPGVVIVCTDGLWNYAEGAGEMARVVPADAAARPLHSAQVLVGHALDGGGHDNVTVAVLPFPVPPAGAGSA; encoded by the coding sequence ATGTCGCAGAAGCAACAGCTGGCCGCTTGCCCCAGTTGCGAGGAGCCGCTCGACGAGAGCGACCGCTTCTGCGGGGCCTGCGGATACGACCTGTCGTCGGTGCCTCCCGTGCCGGACGACCAGCCGACGCTGACCATGGGCGCACCCGCTGTGCCCGAGGCGCCCGAGGCGGAGCCCGCCTCCGTGGAGTGGCCGGCCGCACCGGAGCTGGACAGTTCGGACACCCCGGCGCCGGTGCACCTGCCCACGGACCTGGAGGGCACGGACTCCGGCGGGTCCGAACTGCCCGCCGCCGTACGGTTCGACGACCCGGTCCCGGCCCCCTCGGCCGCCGCCGCCCCCTCGCCCTCTCCCACCCCTTCCGCTTCTCCCACCTCTCCCGCCTCTCCCGTCTCCTCGGCCGACGAGTTCCCGCTCGCCGCGCCCGATCCGCGGACCGCGTCACCGGAGGAGATCGAGGCCGCGACGCCGCCGTCCGGCACCAAGATGTGCGTGGCGTGCCGCGCGGGCCAGGTCGACGCGGACGGCTACTGCGAGAACTGCGGGCACGCGCAGCCGCGCGAACGCGACCACATGGAGCAGGAGTTGGACGCCGTCGCGGCGGTCAGCGACCGCGGCCTGCGCCACCACCGCAACGAGGACGCGTTCGCGATCTCGTCGGCCGCGCTGCCCGACGGCTCGGCGGCCGTCGTCGCCGTCGTCTGCGACGGGGTGTCGTCGGCGACCCGGCCCGACGACGCGTCGCTCGCGGCGTCCCGCGCGGCCAACGAGTCGCTGCACGAGTCGCTGCCGCGCGGCACGCACCCGCAGCAGGCCATGCACGAGGCGATCGTGGCCGCCGCCGAGGCGGTCAACGCGCTGGCGCACGAGCCCGCGACGGCCCGGGAGCACCAGCCGCACCAGAACGCCCCGGCGTGCACGTTCGTCGGCTCGATCATCACCAAGGAACTGCTGATCGTCGGCTGGGTCGGTGACTCGCGCGCCTACTGGGTGCCCGACGACCGCTCCTCCCCCGCCGCCCGGCTCACCGAGGACGACTCGTGGGCCGCGCAGATGGTCGCGGCGGGCCTGATGAACGAGGCGGAGGCGTACGCGGACGAGCGGGCCCACGCGATCACCGGCTGGCTGGGCGCGGACGCGTACGAACTGGAGCCGCACACCGCGTCGTTCAAGCCGGACCGGCCCGGCGTGGTGATCGTGTGCACCGACGGGCTGTGGAACTACGCGGAGGGTGCCGGGGAGATGGCCCGGGTCGTCCCGGCCGACGCGGCCGCGCGCCCGCTGCACAGCGCCCAGGTTCTGGTGGGCCACGCCCTGGACGGCGGGGGCCACGACAACGTAACAGTGGCAGTGCTGCCGTTCCCGGTCCCGCCCGCGGGGGCAGGATCGGCCTAG
- a CDS encoding VWA domain-containing protein, producing the protein MANFSKSNVPQFSVEVYQNEYLPDGGREVNAIVTVTSTGGTVGGAVAAPQLFGAGGGADAAVALMVDCSGSMDYPATKMRGAREASAAAIDTLRDGVHFAVIAGTHVAKEVYPGGGRLAVADPATRGQAKQALRKLSAGGGTAIGTWLRLADRLLSSADVSIRHGILLTDGRNEHESPQDLRATLDACAGRFTCDARGVGTDWEVKEVTGIASALLGTADIVADPAHLAEDFTQMMETAMGKEVADVALRLWTPLGSEIKFVKQVAPTVEELTDRRTEVGPRAGDYPTGSWGDESRDYHVCVQVPTADLGQEMLAARVSLVIPQPDGSAQTLSQGLVRAVWTDDMAASTSINPQVAHYTGQAELAQVIQQGLDARKSGDVDGATAKLGRAVQLAALSGNADTAKLLSKVVDVVDAAEGTVRLKAKVAEADEMTLETRSTKTVRVKK; encoded by the coding sequence ATGGCCAATTTCTCGAAGTCGAACGTTCCGCAGTTCTCGGTGGAGGTCTACCAGAACGAGTACCTGCCGGACGGCGGTCGCGAGGTCAACGCGATCGTCACCGTGACGTCCACCGGCGGCACGGTCGGGGGCGCCGTCGCGGCCCCGCAGTTGTTCGGCGCCGGCGGCGGTGCGGACGCGGCGGTCGCGCTGATGGTCGACTGTTCGGGCTCGATGGACTATCCGGCGACCAAGATGCGGGGGGCGCGCGAGGCCTCGGCCGCCGCGATCGACACCCTGCGCGACGGGGTGCACTTCGCGGTGATCGCGGGCACGCACGTCGCCAAGGAGGTCTACCCCGGCGGCGGCCGCCTCGCCGTCGCCGATCCGGCCACCCGCGGTCAGGCCAAGCAGGCGCTGCGCAAGCTGTCCGCGGGCGGCGGCACGGCGATCGGCACCTGGCTGCGGCTCGCCGACCGCCTCCTGTCCTCCGCGGACGTCTCCATACGGCACGGGATCCTGCTCACCGACGGGCGCAACGAACACGAGTCGCCGCAGGACCTGCGGGCCACGCTCGACGCGTGCGCGGGCCGCTTCACCTGTGACGCCCGCGGTGTGGGTACGGACTGGGAGGTGAAGGAGGTCACGGGCATCGCCTCCGCCCTGCTCGGCACCGCCGACATCGTCGCCGACCCGGCGCACCTCGCCGAGGACTTCACGCAGATGATGGAGACGGCGATGGGCAAGGAGGTCGCGGACGTGGCGCTGCGCCTGTGGACCCCGCTCGGCTCCGAGATCAAGTTCGTCAAGCAGGTCGCGCCCACCGTCGAGGAGTTGACGGACCGCCGCACGGAGGTGGGACCGCGCGCCGGTGACTACCCGACCGGCTCCTGGGGCGACGAGTCCCGCGACTACCACGTGTGTGTGCAGGTCCCGACCGCCGACCTCGGCCAGGAGATGCTCGCCGCCCGCGTCTCCCTGGTGATCCCGCAGCCGGACGGCTCGGCGCAGACGCTGTCGCAGGGTCTCGTCCGCGCGGTCTGGACGGACGACATGGCCGCTTCTACGTCGATCAACCCCCAGGTCGCGCACTACACGGGCCAGGCCGAACTGGCCCAGGTCATCCAGCAGGGTCTGGACGCGCGCAAATCGGGCGACGTGGACGGGGCCACGGCGAAACTGGGCCGCGCGGTGCAGCTCGCGGCGCTCTCCGGAAACGCGGATACGGCGAAACTGCTTTCGAAGGTGGTGGACGTGGTGGATGCCGCGGAAGGTACTGTTCGATTGAAAGCGAAGGTCGCGGAGGCCGACGAGATGACTCTCGAAACCCGGTCCACCAAGACGGTTCGCGTGAAGAAGTAG
- a CDS encoding serine/threonine-protein kinase, whose product MGGGELYCDTCGLAPVVSPTGLVSSPPTGVAAGGARGSQSSSSSSRASSRASARSSSRSSQSRRSVSGRLSRSLSGSSTSRSVSVRSSGSSAGSSGRARLGVGLVKVPDVPRPDPRVMVQDNPEVPERKRFCSRSDCGAPVGRARGDRPGRTEGFCTKCGHPYSFVPKLGAGDIVHGQYEVVGCLAHGGLGWVYLAIDRAVSDRWVVLKGLLDTGDQDAMAAAISERRFLAEIEHSNIVRIYNFVEHLDQRTGSMDGYIVMEYVGGKSLKEIANERRTPDGKRDPLAVEQACAYGIEALEALGHLHSRNLLYCDFKVDNAIQTEDQLKLIDMGAVRRMDDDESAIYGTVGYQAPEVAEVGPSIASDLYTVARTLAVLTFDFQGYTNVFVDSLPDPDNIEVFRRYESFYRLLVRATDPDPARRFASAQEMAEQLTGVLREVVALQTNRPRPALSTLFGPEVKVTDTELFGRFDGAVSRLGVRQVPVRRKAARTAVGAAPEQPALPPSPVSLVKVLNAPATALALPVPRVDPADPNAGFLAGLMASAPAELISALHAAPTGSLELRLRELRARLEMGELDSAVRGLAALEADHPDDWRVVWYRGVAALATGDHASAALSFDAIYDAFPGEPAPKLALGVCAEVLGQLDNAAEYYRLVWSTDPSYVSAAFGLARVQLAAGDRGGAVRTLESVPESSIHYTAARVASVRARLRGRMSESLNGDPLLNDLTAAAGQVEALDAFGLDAVRRELLSTEVLGTALDWVLSGRQGSGQPQGPVRTVVLGNDLDERGLRLGLERSYRTLARLAQRGEERIELVERANRYRPRTWV is encoded by the coding sequence CCCGTTCGCTGTCCGGGTCGTCGACGTCCCGGTCGGTGTCCGTGCGCAGCTCCGGCTCGTCCGCGGGCAGTTCGGGGCGGGCGCGGCTCGGCGTGGGCCTGGTCAAGGTGCCGGACGTGCCGCGCCCCGACCCGCGCGTGATGGTGCAGGACAACCCCGAGGTCCCCGAGCGGAAGCGATTCTGCTCGCGCTCCGACTGCGGCGCCCCGGTGGGCCGCGCGCGCGGCGACCGGCCCGGCCGCACCGAGGGGTTCTGCACCAAGTGCGGGCACCCGTACTCCTTCGTGCCGAAGCTGGGCGCGGGCGACATCGTGCACGGCCAGTACGAGGTCGTGGGCTGTCTGGCGCACGGCGGGCTCGGCTGGGTCTACCTCGCCATCGACCGCGCGGTCTCCGACCGCTGGGTGGTCCTCAAGGGCCTGCTCGACACCGGCGACCAGGACGCGATGGCTGCGGCGATCTCGGAGCGCCGCTTCCTCGCCGAGATCGAGCACAGCAACATCGTGCGGATCTACAACTTCGTCGAGCACCTGGACCAGCGCACCGGTTCCATGGACGGCTACATCGTCATGGAGTACGTCGGCGGCAAGTCCCTCAAGGAGATCGCCAACGAGCGGCGCACGCCCGACGGCAAGCGGGACCCGCTCGCCGTCGAGCAGGCGTGCGCGTACGGCATCGAGGCGCTGGAGGCGCTCGGTCACCTGCACAGCCGCAACCTCCTGTACTGCGACTTCAAGGTCGACAACGCGATCCAGACCGAGGACCAGCTCAAGCTCATCGACATGGGCGCGGTCCGCAGGATGGACGACGACGAGTCAGCGATCTACGGCACCGTCGGCTACCAGGCGCCGGAGGTCGCCGAGGTCGGCCCGTCCATCGCCTCCGACCTGTACACCGTCGCCCGCACCCTCGCGGTCCTCACCTTCGACTTCCAGGGCTACACGAACGTGTTCGTGGACTCCCTGCCCGACCCCGACAACATCGAGGTCTTCCGCCGCTACGAGTCGTTCTACCGGCTCCTGGTGCGCGCCACCGACCCGGACCCGGCCCGCCGCTTCGCCTCCGCGCAGGAGATGGCCGAGCAGCTGACGGGCGTCCTGCGCGAGGTCGTCGCGCTCCAGACGAACCGGCCCCGGCCCGCCCTGTCCACCCTGTTCGGGCCCGAGGTCAAGGTCACCGACACGGAGTTGTTCGGCCGGTTCGACGGGGCCGTGTCGCGGCTCGGGGTGCGGCAGGTGCCGGTGCGGCGCAAGGCGGCGCGGACGGCCGTCGGCGCGGCGCCCGAGCAGCCCGCCCTGCCGCCGTCGCCCGTCTCGCTCGTCAAGGTCCTGAACGCGCCGGCCACCGCGCTCGCGCTGCCGGTGCCCCGCGTCGACCCGGCCGATCCCAACGCCGGGTTCCTCGCGGGCTTGATGGCGTCGGCGCCCGCCGAGCTGATCTCGGCGCTGCACGCGGCGCCCACCGGCTCCCTGGAGCTGCGCCTGCGCGAACTGCGGGCCCGCCTGGAGATGGGCGAACTCGACTCCGCCGTACGGGGGTTGGCGGCGCTGGAGGCCGACCACCCGGACGACTGGCGGGTGGTCTGGTACCGGGGCGTCGCGGCGCTCGCGACCGGCGACCACGCGAGCGCGGCGCTCTCCTTCGACGCGATCTACGACGCGTTCCCGGGCGAGCCCGCGCCGAAGCTGGCGCTCGGTGTCTGCGCGGAGGTGCTCGGTCAACTCGACAACGCGGCCGAGTATTACCGCCTCGTGTGGTCCACCGACCCCAGTTACGTCAGTGCGGCCTTCGGCCTCGCGCGCGTCCAGCTGGCCGCCGGGGACCGGGGCGGCGCGGTGCGCACCCTGGAGTCGGTGCCGGAGTCCTCGATCCACTACACGGCCGCCCGCGTCGCCTCCGTACGGGCGCGACTGCGGGGCCGTATGTCGGAGAGCCTGAACGGCGATCCGCTCCTGAACGACCTGACGGCCGCCGCCGGACAGGTCGAGGCGCTCGACGCGTTCGGCCTCGACGCGGTGCGCCGCGAACTGTTGTCCACCGAGGTCCTCGGGACGGCGCTCGACTGGGTACTCTCCGGTAGGCAGGGTTCCGGTCAGCCCCAGGGCCCCGTGCGCACGGTGGTACTCGGCAATGACCTGGACGAGCGCGGACTGCGTCTCGGCCTGGAGCGCTCGTACCGGACACTGGCCAGGCTCGCTCAGCGCGGCGAGGAGAGGATCGAACTGGTGGAGCGGGCCAACCGCTACCGCCCCCGGACGTGGGTGTGA
- a CDS encoding FHA domain-containing protein has translation MPTCPNGHQSGSDDWCEVCGHRMAGAVPPPPPPPPAAGYGYPQQPQAPQGGGGAPELCPQCRTPREGGAPFCEECRWNFLTNTATSYTPAAPNPPLPNSSGGPQGPNPALRFQQPPQGADPYEYQGSRPSQVNRPAEPIPPNPFGGEPSGPVPPPGPNGTGGGVPQAFQQRPPAPAPAQPGPPAPPPFPDYPQAPHPQGPPPPPPGPSPSFGGGGTSGDDWVISPPSSPSTAPEGPPSQGYPQQGQGYQQPPQPQQPQQPMGWSATIGPDREYFMAMMHRSGPEASGLNLPAYSPEQQRRLTGNQITIGRRRHSTGDTPDIDLSVPPEDPGVSHSHAVLVQQPDGTWAVVDQNSTNGTTVNGGEEPIQPFVPVPLQDGDRVHVGAWTTITIHRG, from the coding sequence ATGCCGACCTGCCCGAACGGACACCAGTCGGGTTCCGACGACTGGTGCGAGGTCTGCGGTCACCGCATGGCCGGTGCCGTGCCCCCGCCCCCTCCGCCGCCTCCGGCCGCCGGTTACGGCTACCCCCAGCAGCCGCAGGCGCCGCAGGGTGGGGGCGGAGCGCCGGAGCTGTGCCCGCAGTGCCGTACGCCGCGTGAAGGCGGCGCCCCGTTCTGTGAGGAGTGCCGTTGGAACTTCCTCACGAACACGGCGACGTCGTACACCCCGGCGGCCCCGAACCCGCCGCTGCCGAACTCCTCCGGCGGGCCGCAGGGCCCGAACCCGGCGCTGCGTTTCCAGCAGCCGCCGCAGGGCGCCGACCCGTACGAGTACCAGGGCTCGCGCCCCTCACAGGTGAACCGGCCGGCCGAGCCGATCCCGCCGAACCCGTTCGGTGGCGAGCCCTCGGGCCCGGTCCCGCCGCCCGGTCCGAACGGCACGGGCGGGGGTGTCCCGCAGGCGTTCCAGCAGCGGCCGCCCGCTCCGGCGCCCGCGCAGCCGGGGCCGCCCGCGCCGCCGCCGTTCCCCGACTACCCGCAGGCGCCGCATCCGCAGGGTCCGCCGCCGCCTCCGCCCGGACCCTCGCCGTCGTTCGGCGGGGGCGGGACGAGCGGGGACGACTGGGTGATCTCGCCGCCGTCGTCGCCGTCGACCGCGCCGGAGGGTCCGCCGTCGCAGGGCTACCCGCAGCAGGGGCAGGGCTACCAGCAGCCTCCGCAGCCGCAGCAGCCCCAGCAGCCGATGGGCTGGTCGGCGACGATCGGTCCCGACCGCGAGTACTTCATGGCGATGATGCACCGCAGCGGTCCCGAGGCGTCGGGCCTGAACCTGCCCGCGTACTCGCCGGAGCAGCAGCGCCGGCTCACCGGGAACCAGATCACGATCGGCCGTCGCCGGCACTCGACCGGTGACACCCCCGACATCGATCTGTCGGTGCCGCCGGAGGACCCGGGTGTCTCGCACTCGCACGCGGTGCTCGTGCAGCAGCCGGACGGCACATGGGCGGTCGTCGACCAGAACTCGACGAACGGCACGACGGTCAACGGCGGCGAGGAGCCGATCCAGCCGTTCGTCCCGGTACCGCTCCAGGACGGCGACCGGGTGCACGTCGGCGCCTGGACCACGATCACGATCCACCGGGGCTGA